One Osmerus eperlanus chromosome 16, fOsmEpe2.1, whole genome shotgun sequence DNA segment encodes these proteins:
- the prss56 gene encoding uncharacterized protein prss56, translating into MLLVSMLLVMLDCLLGAPPGREVYRMPQSALKALSDRGTVVLEAALSSALSALELASSERSRAEAGCRDCVPCLFQDCGQRSGSCTSPHNALSEPSCDIITKAQKVPEEGERSWLLSQACGFYRRRCPQSDQDREGCVRIMGESCSARVLQCSLLNTMQNLEPATQTRTQAVCGQRVSGVQNVTQPRSRIVGGSPAPPGSWPWLVNLQLDGGLMCGGVLVDSSWVVTAAHCFAGSRSESYWTAVVGEFDITKADPDEQVLKVNRIIPHPKFNPKTFNNDIALVELTSPVILSDHVTPVCLPSGLEPPTGSPCLVAGWGSLYEDGPSADVVMEAKVPLLPQSTCKSTLGKELVTNTMLCAGYLSGGIDSCQGDSGGPLIYQDRMSGRFQVHGITSWGDGCGEKGKPGVYTRVSAFSDWIQAEIQKSFGSREPTCPELLKTSELSEEQQRSEFMSLCRFYTHTCPPGQGTAACSRIAEDKCHNRFKKCQLRSFLQTLLDLLQRAEDYIRDKVDLTFFTQTLPQLVEHIYSSAFPHTHAHIRERRDLASLAEQLGGAVWSDEQDPPLPGLFGEVGPLVDDWENYLRGLAEELDQQRDSKHPSQEERLFFQAEESSVSELEREYQSIISALRSKLDSRAAPPRLALDVDDPQRDPAPPAGEAPTSGPRSPSPQEARESESVLAALLEELRKLGSQTENPPVQQRGRRPSQQGISSGLTPFGSAEEGRVRTGLTSLTAPDQSATSPEVASEDIATTSIPVSFPVRPSLRKRRSLHKRQTPGTGGKACTGVSESTQHVSRVRDSYRWVLGIPTKNLRMNFQEVLVDLSSKNDRGLYEARVRAMVGGRPLTFYSLVGLENESFYRSMPRIIALALDALKT; encoded by the exons ATGTTGCTGGTGTCTATGCTGCTGGTGATGCTGGATTGCCTCCTGGGAGCTCCTCCGGGGAGAGAGGTCTACAGGATGCCTCAGAGCGCCCTCAAAG CTCTGTCGGACCGGGGCACTGTGGTCCTGGAGGCGGCTCTGAGCAGCGCCCTGTCAGCTCTGGAGCTGGCCTCCTCGGAGAGGAGTCGTGCCGAGGCCGGCTGCAGGGACTGTGTGCCCTGTCTGTTTCAGGACTGCGGACAGCGCTCCGGCTCCTGCA catcaCCACACAATGCTCTGTCCGAGCccagctgtgacatcatcaccaagGCCCAGAAGGTTCCGGAAGAGGGTGAGCGGAGCTGGCTGCTGAGCCAGGCCTGCGGGTTCTACCGTCGGCGCTGTCCGCAGAGCGaccaggacagggaggggtgcgtgAGGATCATGGGCGAGAGCTGCAGTGCCCGTGTGCTCCAGTGCAGCCTTCTGAACACCATGCAGAACCTGGAGCCTGccacgcagacacgcacacaag CAGTGTGCGGTCAGAGGGTTTCGGGGGTGCAGAACGTGACCCAGCCTCGCTCCAGGATCGTGGGGGGGTCCCCGGCACCCCCTGGCAGCTGGCCCTGGCTGGTCAACCTGCAGCTGGACGGAGGTCTGATGTGCGGGGGGGTGCTGGTGGACAGCTCCTGGGTGGTGACCGCGGCTCACTGCTTTGCTGG CAGCCGCAGTGAAAGCTACTGGACAGCTGTGGTGGGAGAGTTTGACATCACAAAGGCTGACCCTGATGAACAGGTGCTCAAGGTTAACCGCATCATCCCCCACCCCAAG TTCAACCCAAAGACGTTCAACAACGACATAGCCCTGGTAGAGCTGACCTCTCCGGTGATCTTGTCGGACCATGTGACCCCCGTGTGTCTTCCTTCTGGCCTGGAGCCCCCGACGGGCAGCCCCTGTCTGGTGGCTGGCTGGGGCTCCCTCTATGAAG aTGGGCCTTCTGCTGATGTGGTGATGGAGGCCAAGGTTCCTCTGCTCCCTCAGAGCACGTGTAAGAGCACCCTGGGCAAGGAGCTGGTCACCAACACCATGCTGTGTGCCGGCTATCTCTCTGGCGGCATTGACTCATGCCAG GGGGACTCAGGAGGCCCTCTCATCTATCAGGACCGGATGTCTGGCCGCTTCCAGGTCCACGGCATCACTTCCTGGGGGGATGGCTGTGGAGAGAAGGGCAAGCCTGGGGTCTACACCCGTGtgtctgctttctctgactggaTACAGGCAGAGATACAGA AGTCCTTTGGGAGCCGCGAGCCAACTTGCCCGGAGCTGTTGAAGACATCTGAGCTGTcggaggagcagcagaggtCAGAGTTCATGTCGCTGTGTCGTTTCTACACCCACACCTGTCCCCCTGGCCAGGGTACCGCAGCCTGCAGTCGCATCGCTGAGGACAAGTGTCACAACCGCTTCAAGAAATGTC agctACGCTCCTTCCTGCAGACTCTGCTGGATCTCCTCCAGAGGGCTGAGGACTACATCAGGGACAAGGTGGACCTCACCTTCTTCACCCAGACTCTGCCCCAGCTGGTGGAGCACATCTACAGCAGCGCGTtcccccacacgcacgcacacatccgGGAGAGACGTGACCTCGCGAGCCTAGCAG AACAGCTAGGGGGTGCTGTGTGGTCAGATGAGCaggatcctcctcttcctgggctGTTTGGTGAGGTGGGCCCCCTGGTGGATGACTGGGAGAACTACCTCAGAGGCCTGGCCGAGGAGCTGgaccagcagagagactccAAGCACCCAAGTCAGGAGGAGAGACTGTTTTTCCAG GCGGAGGAATCGTCTGTGtcggagctggagagagagtatCAGTCCATCATCTCAGCCCTGCGCTCCAAACTGGACTCCCGAGCTGCCCCCCCTCGGCTGGCCCTGGACGTAGACGACCCCCAGAGGGACCCCGCCCCTCCGGCAGGGGAGGCGCCCACCAGCGGCCCAaggagcccctccccccaggaggcTCGGGAATCCGAATCTGTCCTGGCGGCTCTGCTGGAGGAACTGCGTAAGCTGGGGTCCCAGACTGAGAATCCccccgtgcagcagagaggccGGCGCCCGAGCCAGCAGGGCATCTCCTCTGGTCTCACTCCTTTCGGCTCagcggaggagggcagggtcagGACGGGGCTGACCTCCCTGACAGCTCCTGATCAATCCGCCACCTCGCCCGAAGTGGCCTCCGAGGACATTGCGACGACCTCCATTCCCGTTTCCTTTCCTGTTCGTCCGTCCCTCAGGAAGCGCAGAAGTCTGCACAAGAGGCAGACACCAGGGACTGGCGGTAAAG CCTGTACTGGAGTATCAGAgtccacacagcatgtcagtcGGGTCAGAGACTCGTACCGCTGGGTCCTGGGCATCCCAACAAAGAACCTGCGCATGAACTTCCAAGAG GTGCTGGTGGACCTGAGTTCCAAGAACGACCGGGGCCTGTACGAGGCTCGGGTCAGGGCTATGGTGGGCGGACGACCTTTGACCTTCTACAGCTTGGTGGGGCTGGAGAACGAGTCGTTCTACCGCAGCATGCCCCGCATCATCGCCCTGGCGCTTGACGCCCTCAAAACGTAA
- the chrng gene encoding acetylcholine receptor subunit gamma, with amino-acid sequence MQSGSLLYLAACLWILITSSTSAVAGVNLEGVLFQDLMKGYNKNVRPMEKSGDITQVTVKITLTNLISLNEKEEALTTSVWIEMKWCDYRLRWDQPPRSDLYGNLTSELRVPSKSIWLPDIILENNVDGQFEVALYCNALVSPDGCVYWLPPAIYRSACSITVNYFPFDWQNCTMVFRSQTYSANEIELVLTEEDGQSVEWVVIDPEAFTENGEWVIRHRPAKKVINPGYSRDELEHQEVVFFLIIQRKPLFYIINILIPCVLFSSLGLLVYFLPAKAGGQKCTMSIATLLGQTVFLFLIAKKVPETSKAVPLIGKYLMFVMSVTTMVVMNCVVVLNVSLRTPNTHKMTDRVRKILLNILPRMLRMQMRPWTPADDSSQETGRRTRGGAGSRDDVLPCRRRSSLCLIAKAEEYVMKTARSELMFSRLRERNGLMKTALEKIHGGMDEGSAEHLGASLAQASPHLRQCVASCQHIAESAKHDNDFQSENEEWFLVARVIDRMCFIVMALMFFLGTIGIFLTGHFNQPPSSPFPGDPRRYLPETGSEPGGNLTALPGNGHGA; translated from the exons ATGCAGTCAGGATCTCTGCTCTATCTGGCTGCCTGCCTATGGATTCTCATCACCTCCTCCACATCTG CTGTAGCTGGGGTGAACCTGGAGGGGGTGCTGTTCCAGGACCTGATGAAAGGCTACAACAAGAATGTCCGACCCATGGAGAAGAGTGGTGATATCACACAGGTCACTGTCAAGATTACCCTCACCAACCTCATCTCTCTG AATGAAAAAGAGGAGGCCTTGACAACCAGCGTGTGGATAGAGATG AAATGGTGTGATTACAGGCTGAGATGGGATCAACCCCCTAGGTCTGATCTCTATGGCAACCTGACCTCTGAactcagagtcccctctaagaGCATCTGGCTGCCTGACATCATCTTGGAGAACAA tgtggacGGTCAGTTTGAGGTGGCGTTGTACTGCAACGCGCTGGTGTCCCCTGACGGGTGTGTGTACTGGCTACCTCCAGCCATCTACCGTAGCGCCTGTTCCATCACCGTTAATTACTTCCCCTTCGACTGGCAGAACTGCACCATGGTCTTCCG GTCCCAGACCTACAGTGCCAACGAGATTGAGCTGGTTCTCACCGAGGAGGATGGCCAGTCCGTGGAGTGGGTGGTCATCGACCCTGAGGCCTTCACAG AGAATGGGGAGTGGGTGATCAGGCACCGGCCAGCTAAGAAGGTGATCAATCCTGGCTACAGCAGAGATGAGCTGGAGCACCAGGAAGTGGTGTTCTTCCTCATCATCCAGAGGAAACCCCTCTTCTACATCATCAACATCCTCATTCCCTGTgtgctcttctcctccctgggGTTGCTTGTCTACTTCCTACCTGCCAAAG CTGGTGGTCAGAAGTGCACCATGTCAATTGCCACTCTGCTGGGCCAGactgtctttctcttcctcatcGCCAAGAAGGTTCCAGAAACCTCCAAAGCAGTGCCTCTCATCGGAAA GTATCTGATGTTCGTCATGTCAGTGACCACCATGGTGGTGATGAACTGTGTGGTCGTTCTGAACGTGTCTCTGAGGACACCAAACACCCATAAGATGACAGATAGAGTCAGGAAG ATCCTCCTCAACATCCTGCCTCGCATGCTGCGGATGCAGATGCGTCCATGGACGCCCGCCGACGACAGCAgccaggagacaggaaggaggacgcGCGGCGGTGCCGGTAGCCGTGACGACGTGCTCCCCTGCCGGCGTCGCAGCTCCCTGTGCCTCATCGCCAAGGCGGAGGAATACGTTATGAAGACGGCGCGGTCGGAACTCATGTTCAGCCGACTCCGAGAGAGGAACGGCTTGATGAAGACAGCACTGGAGAAgatcc ACGGGGGTATGGACGAGGGGTCAGCTGAGCATCTGGGCGCCAGCCTGGCACAAGCCTCACCACATCTTCGGCAGTGTGTGGCCTCCTGCCAGCACATTGCTGAGAGCGCCAAGCACGACAACGACTTCCAGAGC GAGAACGAGGAGTGGTTCCTGGTCGCCCGGGTGATCGACAGAATGTGTTTTATCGTCATGGCACTGATGTTTTTCCTGGGGACCATCGGGATCTTCCTGACGGGTCATTTCAACCAGccgccctcctcccctttccccggCGACCCCCGGAGGTACCTGCCTGAGACGGGGTCGGAGCCGGGTGGCAACCTGACAGCCCTCCCTGGGAACGGGCACGGAGCGTGA